In the genome of Phlebotomus papatasi isolate M1 chromosome 2, Ppap_2.1, whole genome shotgun sequence, one region contains:
- the LOC129802757 gene encoding uncharacterized protein LOC129802757: MVKSHFCSFVEVRKSREVQMASCEELFGEIHKISEILKSSDANWDVIEITQLLKSLGLQLDHLDFDTAANGETCPNPNLTIEIRCGSSRIVSRLTSQAKHQCICPENGHTSSFWEVQGTAPGALGIKSENTKEKSSNLLPEVSSAVNDGVTTLLNASLHLLKNAKQMNDLNTNDNKENTAPNIKSEDIPEKLDTSSSTQILSASPKDDVFLASVRADNDRDIRIIQQLSEARYKVDQALLMLKFNGKIDGTHNSLLMVTPQKPSASSSPRLSIAKKRSSTFNDPHQIDNHVDRKSIRTALALPPRGDKILKRRSVGSIYDHAQPVKRDVPALRVTQPAGTVANKKKPAVKENITSNLRKSISMSQSMPKLPTSSKK; encoded by the exons ATGGTAAAAAGTCATTTCTGTTCATTTGTTGAGGTCAGAAAGAGCAGAGAGGTGCAAATGGCATCGTGTGAGGAATTATTTGGCGAAATACACAAGAtcagtgaaattttgaaatcatcg GACGCAAATTGGGATGTAATTGAGATTACGCAACTCCTCAAGTCATTGGGCTTGCAGTTGGATCACTTGGACTTTGATACAGCTGCAAATGGTGAGACATGTCCCAATCCCAATTTAACTATTGAAATTCGCTGTGGATCCTCCAGGATTGTCTCAAGGCTCACCTCTCAGGCTAAGCATCAGTGTATCTGTCCCGAAAATGGTCACACCAGCTCCTTCTGGGAAGTTCAGGGAACTGCCCCAGGGGCATTGGGAATAAAGAGTGAGAACACCAAAGAGAAATCCTCAAATCTCCTCCCAGAAGTGTCCAGTGCGGTCAATGATGGTGTAACAACACTCCTAAATGCATCTCTTCATCTCCTAAAAAATGCAAAGCAAATGAATGACCTCAACACCAACGACAACAAAGAGAATACTGCGCCAAATATAAAATCCGAAGATATTCCTGAGAAGCTGGACACTTCATCATCAACCCAAATCCTCTCTGCAAGTCCCAAAGATGATGTCTTCCTGGCCTCTGTTCGTGCAGACAATGATCGAGATATTCGAATAATTCAGCAATTGTCCGAGGCACGCTACAAAGTTGATCAGGCTCTGCTTATGCTAAAATTCAACGGCAAAATAGATGGAACTCACAACTCCCTATTGATGGTGACTCCTCAGAAACCCAGTGCTTCTTCATCTCCACGATTGTCCATTGCCAAGAAGCGCTCCTCAACTTTCAATGATCCCCATCAAATTGACAATCATGTGGACAGGAAATCTATCAGGACAGCACTTGCTCTTCCACCACGCGGTGACAAGATTCTCAAAAGAAGATCCGTGGGCAGTATTTATGATCATGCTCAACCGGTAAAGAGAGATGTACCAGCCCTTCGTGTCACTCAGCCTGCAGGTACTGTCGCTAATAAAAAGAAACCTGCTGTAAAGGAGAACATCACCAGTAACCTCAGGAAATCCATTAGCATGTCTCAAAGTATGCCCAAATTACCCACATCATCCAAGAAATAG